The proteins below come from a single Oerskovia jenensis genomic window:
- a CDS encoding bifunctional o-acetylhomoserine/o-acetylserine sulfhydrylase yields MSTEPRWSFETRQIHAGQTPDPTTGARALPIYQTTSFVFPDAGVAADRFALKDLGPIYTRIGNPTAEVVENRIANLEGGVGALLLASGQAATTFAILNVAEAGDHVVASPSLYGGTYNLLQYSLAKLGIETTWVTDPHDPQAWRDAARPNTKAFFAETIPNPKADILDIEAVAAAAHEVGVPLIVDNTVATPYLLRPIEFGADIVIHSATKYLGGHGSAIGGVIVDSGNFDFSKDPERFASFNTPDPSYNGIVYARDLGVDGILGANLAYILKARVQLLRDLGSAISPFNAFLIAQGIETLSLRVERHVENAKTVAAWLESRDDVVSVGYAGLPSSPWYANAQKYTPRGAGAIVTFELDGGAEAGQAFVSALSLHSNVANIGDVRSLVIHPASTTHAQLSPEEQVKAGVTPGLVRLSVGIEHVDDILADLEAGFTAAKAVLGSDAATAASVAAE; encoded by the coding sequence ATGAGCACCGAGCCCCGCTGGTCCTTCGAGACCCGCCAGATCCACGCCGGCCAGACGCCCGACCCCACCACCGGGGCCCGCGCGCTGCCGATCTACCAGACCACGTCGTTCGTCTTCCCCGACGCGGGCGTCGCCGCCGACCGCTTCGCCCTCAAGGACCTCGGCCCCATCTACACGCGCATCGGCAACCCGACCGCCGAGGTCGTCGAGAACCGCATCGCCAACCTCGAGGGCGGCGTCGGCGCACTCCTCCTCGCGTCGGGCCAGGCCGCGACGACGTTCGCGATCCTCAACGTCGCCGAGGCGGGCGACCACGTCGTGGCCAGCCCGTCGCTGTACGGCGGCACGTACAACCTGCTCCAGTACTCGCTCGCCAAGCTCGGCATCGAGACCACGTGGGTCACCGACCCGCACGACCCGCAGGCATGGCGCGACGCGGCCCGCCCGAACACCAAGGCGTTCTTCGCCGAGACCATCCCCAACCCGAAGGCCGACATCCTCGACATCGAGGCCGTGGCCGCCGCCGCGCACGAGGTCGGCGTCCCGCTCATCGTGGACAACACGGTCGCGACGCCCTACCTGCTGCGCCCCATCGAGTTCGGCGCGGACATCGTCATCCACTCCGCGACCAAGTACCTCGGCGGGCACGGCTCGGCGATCGGCGGCGTGATCGTCGACTCCGGCAACTTCGACTTCTCGAAGGACCCCGAGCGGTTCGCGAGCTTCAACACCCCCGACCCCAGCTACAACGGGATCGTGTACGCCCGTGACCTGGGCGTGGACGGCATCCTCGGCGCGAACCTCGCGTACATCCTCAAGGCGCGCGTCCAGCTCCTGCGGGACCTGGGGTCGGCCATCTCGCCCTTCAACGCGTTCCTCATCGCCCAGGGCATCGAGACCCTGTCGCTGCGCGTCGAGCGCCACGTCGAGAACGCCAAGACGGTCGCGGCCTGGCTCGAGTCGCGCGACGACGTCGTGTCGGTCGGCTACGCGGGCCTCCCGTCGAGCCCCTGGTACGCCAACGCGCAGAAGTACACGCCGCGCGGTGCGGGCGCGATCGTCACGTTCGAGCTCGACGGCGGGGCCGAGGCCGGCCAGGCGTTCGTCTCGGCGCTCTCGCTCCACTCGAACGTCGCCAACATCGGCGACGTCCGCTCGCTCGTCATCCACCCGGCGTCCACGACGCACGCCCAGCTCAGCCCCGAGGAGCAGGTCAAGGCCGGCGTCACGCCGGGCCTCGTCCGCCTGTCGGTCGGGATCGAGCACGTCGACGACATCCTCGCGGACCTCGAGGCGGGATTCACCGCCGCGAAGGCCGTGCTGGGGTCCGACGCCGCGACCGCTGCCTCGGTCGCGGCGGAGTAG
- a CDS encoding C40 family peptidase, which yields MTLPQPSPQQEPPARRRRAPQDPGASRGAGRLALVAALAVTLTGGVVPVAEAEPPSDDDVRSAQQDERAVSQRVADIEADLARLADQQDDAWMRAGTAAEDAGEAQSALEAAQAEVEAAQAALATAEAGEAEARSAMGATYRASRQSGGSLDTLRVVLDAEALDQIVQSEQAQRLTGRKVQTVADGHRTARALADSARARSVAAQEARSAASEQAERAYTEALEAQQDIDGAVRAAAARRDELLADLAAARSTTVEVERERQDALDAERRRAAEAQAQADRGGQGVPAPGAGGSTTAPPAGGVPPVTPPVTPPVAPPVTPPVTPPVTPPVTPPVTPPVTPPVTPPVTPPVTPPDTGAAKGEAAVAWARTKIGADYLWGGTGPAYDCSGLTSQAWSSVGVNITRTSRSQYARVAKIAYSQLRPGDLIFYGTNPQDPSTIWHVAMYVGNGQMIEAIYEGKPVQISAVRWKSTMPYAGRP from the coding sequence GTGACGCTCCCGCAGCCTTCCCCTCAGCAGGAACCACCGGCCCGACGACGTCGCGCGCCCCAGGACCCCGGCGCGTCTCGCGGCGCGGGTCGGTTGGCGCTCGTGGCCGCGCTCGCCGTGACGCTCACGGGAGGTGTCGTGCCGGTCGCGGAGGCAGAGCCTCCGAGCGACGACGACGTCCGCTCCGCCCAGCAGGACGAACGCGCGGTGTCCCAGCGCGTCGCCGACATCGAGGCCGACCTGGCCCGCCTCGCGGACCAGCAGGACGACGCCTGGATGCGTGCGGGCACCGCCGCCGAGGACGCGGGCGAGGCGCAGAGCGCGCTCGAGGCCGCGCAGGCCGAGGTCGAGGCCGCGCAGGCCGCGCTCGCGACGGCCGAGGCCGGCGAGGCGGAGGCACGCTCCGCGATGGGGGCGACCTACCGCGCGTCCCGTCAGTCCGGTGGGTCGCTCGACACCTTGCGCGTCGTGCTCGACGCCGAGGCGCTCGACCAGATCGTCCAGTCCGAGCAGGCTCAGCGGCTCACGGGTCGCAAGGTCCAGACGGTCGCCGACGGGCACCGCACGGCGCGGGCGCTGGCCGACTCGGCACGGGCCCGGTCGGTCGCCGCCCAGGAGGCGCGGTCCGCGGCGAGCGAGCAGGCCGAGCGGGCCTACACCGAGGCGCTCGAGGCCCAGCAGGACATCGACGGCGCCGTCCGTGCGGCCGCCGCGCGTCGCGACGAGCTCCTCGCCGACCTCGCCGCAGCCCGGTCCACGACCGTCGAGGTCGAGCGGGAACGCCAGGACGCGCTCGATGCCGAGCGGCGGCGGGCCGCCGAGGCGCAGGCCCAGGCCGACCGTGGTGGCCAGGGCGTGCCCGCGCCCGGCGCAGGCGGCTCGACGACGGCACCGCCCGCGGGCGGTGTCCCCCCGGTGACGCCTCCGGTGACCCCTCCCGTCGCGCCCCCCGTGACGCCGCCGGTCACACCTCCCGTGACGCCTCCGGTGACCCCACCCGTCACGCCGCCGGTCACGCCTCCGGTGACCCCACCCGTCACGCCCCCCGTCACGCCGCCCGACACGGGCGCGGCCAAGGGCGAGGCCGCCGTCGCGTGGGCGCGCACGAAGATCGGCGCCGACTACCTCTGGGGCGGCACGGGCCCGGCCTACGACTGCTCGGGGCTGACCTCCCAGGCCTGGTCGAGCGTCGGGGTGAACATCACCCGGACCTCGCGCTCGCAGTACGCGCGGGTCGCCAAGATCGCCTACAGCCAGCTCAGGCCCGGCGACCTCATCTTCTACGGCACGAACCCCCAGGACCCGAGCACGATCTGGCACGTGGCCATGTACGTCGGGAACGGTCAGATGATCGAGGCCATCTACGAAGGGAAGCCGGTGCAGATCAGCGCCGTGCGCTGGAAGAGCACCATGCCGTACGCGGGGCGGCCCTGA
- a CDS encoding inorganic diphosphatase, producing the protein MEFDVTIEIPKGQRNKYEVDHATGRIRLDRMLFTSTRYPDDYGFIEGTLGEDGDPLDALVLLEEPTFPGCLIRCRALGMFRMRDEAGGDDKVLCVPTGDQRAAWRQDIDDVSDFHRLEIQHFFEVYKDLEPGKSVEGAHWTGRTEAEAEIERSIQRAIDSGYHTPGH; encoded by the coding sequence GTGGAGTTCGACGTCACGATCGAGATCCCGAAGGGCCAGCGCAACAAGTACGAGGTCGACCACGCGACAGGTCGCATCCGCCTTGACCGCATGCTGTTCACCTCGACGCGCTACCCGGACGACTACGGCTTCATCGAGGGCACCCTCGGCGAGGACGGCGACCCGCTGGACGCCCTGGTCCTGCTCGAGGAGCCCACGTTCCCCGGCTGCCTGATCCGTTGCCGCGCGCTCGGCATGTTCCGCATGCGCGACGAGGCCGGGGGCGACGACAAGGTCCTGTGCGTTCCCACCGGTGACCAGCGCGCTGCGTGGCGCCAGGACATCGACGACGTGTCGGACTTCCACCGTCTCGAGATCCAGCACTTCTTCGAGGTCTACAAGGACCTCGAGCCGGGCAAGTCCGTCGAGGGCGCCCACTGGACCGGTCGCACCGAGGCCGAGGCAGAGATCGAGCGTTCCATCCAGCGCGCGATCGACAGCGGGTACCACACCCCCGGTCACTGA
- the dacB gene encoding D-alanyl-D-alanine carboxypeptidase/D-alanyl-D-alanine endopeptidase: MGWVARTGITVGIVVVLAGGYLTADAYDVVPGVLTTAPAVAPAAPFPVPPGAVDSGSPAQTLPALDESAPLPDAAAISASLDALVKDTRLGGRVGGVVLDRITGEVLAQSGADTLMVPASTQKILTAAAALASPGPEVTLTTKVVEVDAGTIALVGGGDMMLAAQAGDPLAVNGRAGMADLAAQVADKLKVTGRTTVRLVVDDRYFSGPTVSPSVFPGNVAAGYVAPVTSVAVDIARLSDAEYAKRSPDPSVAAAQVLAQRLTEQGITIDGAPVRGESASAAKVLGSVESAPLGEVVAYFLQHSDNTITEVVGRVVAIDAGLPATFDGATQAVGASVSRLGVDLTGAVLADCSGLGDGSAVSAAQLAAVVDLLADPAQPGLRAGAVGLPVAGLSGTLDDRYLASPGRGVVRAKTGSLPNVTSLAGTVVTAQDRQLVFVVLADALPPGGGYGARQLMDGFVGSLVGSAG, translated from the coding sequence ATGGGTTGGGTGGCACGGACCGGGATCACCGTGGGGATCGTGGTGGTCCTCGCGGGCGGCTACCTGACGGCCGACGCGTACGACGTGGTTCCCGGCGTCCTGACGACGGCTCCCGCGGTGGCCCCCGCGGCCCCGTTCCCGGTTCCTCCCGGCGCCGTGGACTCGGGCTCACCTGCGCAGACGCTGCCCGCCCTCGACGAGTCGGCCCCGCTGCCGGATGCCGCGGCGATCTCCGCGTCGCTCGACGCGCTGGTCAAGGACACGCGCCTGGGAGGCCGGGTGGGCGGGGTCGTGCTGGACCGGATCACGGGGGAGGTGCTCGCGCAGAGCGGCGCCGACACCCTCATGGTTCCGGCCTCGACCCAGAAGATCCTCACGGCCGCCGCGGCCCTCGCCTCCCCGGGGCCCGAGGTGACGCTCACCACGAAGGTCGTCGAGGTCGACGCCGGCACGATCGCGCTCGTCGGCGGCGGCGACATGATGCTCGCGGCGCAGGCGGGTGACCCGTTGGCCGTCAACGGCCGGGCCGGGATGGCCGACCTGGCCGCCCAGGTCGCGGACAAGCTCAAGGTCACGGGGCGCACGACCGTGCGTCTCGTGGTCGACGACCGGTACTTCTCGGGTCCGACGGTCAGCCCGTCGGTGTTCCCCGGCAACGTCGCGGCGGGCTACGTCGCGCCCGTGACGTCGGTCGCCGTCGACATCGCGAGGCTCAGCGACGCGGAGTACGCCAAGCGCAGCCCGGACCCGTCCGTCGCGGCGGCCCAGGTGCTCGCACAGCGCCTCACCGAGCAGGGCATCACGATCGACGGCGCCCCGGTCCGCGGCGAGTCCGCGTCGGCCGCCAAGGTGCTCGGATCGGTCGAGTCCGCCCCCTTGGGCGAGGTCGTCGCGTACTTCCTCCAGCACTCGGACAACACCATCACCGAGGTCGTGGGGCGCGTCGTCGCGATCGACGCCGGGTTGCCCGCGACCTTCGACGGTGCCACGCAGGCCGTCGGCGCGAGCGTCTCCCGCCTCGGGGTGGACCTCACGGGGGCCGTCCTCGCGGACTGCTCCGGCCTGGGTGACGGGTCCGCCGTCTCGGCCGCGCAGCTCGCCGCCGTCGTCGACCTCCTGGCCGACCCGGCGCAGCCGGGGCTGCGCGCCGGGGCCGTGGGGCTGCCCGTCGCGGGTCTGTCCGGGACGCTCGACGACCGGTACCTCGCGTCGCCCGGGCGCGGCGTGGTCCGGGCCAAGACGGGGAGCCTGCCGAACGTGACGTCGCTCGCGGGCACCGTCGTCACCGCGCAGGACCGCCAGCTCGTGTTCGTGGTCCTCGCGGACGCGCTGCCTCCGGGCGGTGGGTACGGCGCGCGTCAGCTCATGGACGGGTTCGTCGGCAGCCTGGTGGGCTCGGCGGGCTGA
- a CDS encoding zinc-dependent metalloprotease yields the protein MTSSVVGAPLVDWTSAAQIAARVAPPGPTASRDELAALVAGLRDAASAAVPHVLRVTGMTPADPAGSPEAARTETAALSRVYVVDRSRWARANTEVMASLTDGVADSLTGGGDKPVSATTALVGAAQVGAVLAALSSRVLGQFDPYSAHGTPGRGRLLLVAPNVLQLERDLDLVPTDFRLWVCLHEQTHALQFAAAPWLAQHLRASARELLVGLSESSRQLAEARLRDKLATAGGVVLRAVRGQEGGVAHGLLTPDQRRSLEEVSAVMALLEGHADVMMDAVGRATVPTVRRIRAQFEARRDGQGSSTLDTVLRRFLGMDAKLAQYRDGAAFVRGVEKQVGRDGLNAVWSSPERLPSAREIADPGAWVRRVHG from the coding sequence ATGACGTCTTCCGTGGTCGGCGCGCCGCTCGTCGACTGGACCTCTGCCGCGCAGATCGCCGCCCGCGTCGCACCTCCGGGTCCGACGGCCTCACGCGATGAGCTCGCCGCGCTCGTGGCGGGCCTGCGGGACGCGGCGTCGGCGGCAGTGCCGCACGTCCTGCGGGTCACGGGGATGACGCCCGCCGACCCGGCAGGGAGCCCGGAGGCCGCCCGGACCGAGACCGCGGCGCTCTCGCGGGTGTACGTCGTCGACCGGTCGCGCTGGGCCCGGGCCAACACCGAGGTCATGGCGAGCCTGACCGACGGTGTCGCGGACTCCCTCACGGGTGGGGGCGACAAGCCCGTGTCGGCGACCACGGCGCTCGTCGGGGCGGCGCAGGTGGGGGCCGTCCTGGCCGCGCTCTCGAGCCGCGTGCTGGGCCAGTTCGACCCCTACAGCGCGCACGGCACGCCCGGTCGGGGTCGGCTTCTCCTCGTCGCGCCGAACGTCCTGCAGCTCGAGCGCGACCTCGACCTGGTGCCCACGGACTTCCGCCTGTGGGTGTGCCTGCACGAGCAGACGCACGCGCTCCAGTTCGCGGCGGCCCCGTGGCTCGCGCAGCACCTGCGGGCCTCGGCCCGCGAGCTGCTCGTGGGTCTGTCCGAGTCGTCGAGGCAGCTCGCCGAGGCGCGCCTGCGCGACAAGCTCGCGACCGCCGGCGGCGTGGTCCTGCGGGCCGTGCGCGGTCAGGAGGGCGGCGTCGCCCACGGGCTGCTCACGCCCGACCAGCGGCGCTCCCTCGAGGAGGTGTCGGCCGTCATGGCGCTCCTGGAGGGCCACGCCGACGTCATGATGGACGCGGTCGGGCGCGCGACCGTCCCCACGGTCCGCCGGATCCGGGCCCAGTTCGAGGCGCGCCGCGACGGGCAGGGCAGCAGCACGCTCGACACGGTCCTGCGCCGGTTCCTGGGCATGGACGCCAAGCTCGCCCAGTACCGGGACGGTGCGGCGTTCGTGCGCGGGGTCGAGAAGCAGGTGGGGCGCGACGGGCTCAACGCGGTCTGGTCGTCCCCTGAGCGCCTGCCGTCCGCCCGGGAGATCGCCGATCCTGGCGCCTGGGTGCGCCGGGTCCACGGCTGA